Part of the Flavobacterium sp. MDT1-60 genome, AAAGATACTTCGTTAAGAGATAAATTAGAATGGAATACTAATTATTTTAAAGAAGGGATGAAAAAAGCAGGTTTTGATATTATAGATGGAGATTCTGCAATTGTTCCTGTAATGTTATATGATGCAAAATTGTCTCAAACAATGGCAAATGAACTTTTGAAAGAAGGTATTTATGTTATTGGATTTTTCTTTCCTGTAGTTCCGAAAGAGAAAGCAAGAATTAGAGTTCAGTTATCAGCTGCACATTCTAAAGAGCACTTAGACAAGGCGATAGGTGCTTTTAAAGTTGTCGGACAAAAGTTAAAAGTTATATAATTCCCATTTTAAATAATTTTTGTAGGTTTTTTTTAACATTTCATTTTGTATTTAAAAATTTTGGTGTTACTTTTGTCTGTAATTAACTAAATTGTAATTAAAAAAATTAAGTATGAAACATCTTAACAAACTTTTAGTTGCTGTGATGATGGTGATGGGTTTAAGTTCTCACGCACAAGACAGTAACAATCCATGGGCTATCTCTTTTGGAGTTAATGCCGTTGACACTAGAACTAGTTCTGGTTCAGGAAGTGGGTTTTTTGATCAACACTTTTCTCAGCCATTCGCTGTAGATGACAACTGGAATATCCTTCCTTCTTTATCTTACATTGGTGTGAATAGATATGTAGGTCACGGTTTTTCTGTTGGTTTACAAGGTTCTGTAAACAAAATTGATAAAGCTGTTTATTTTAGACCAACTGCTCCTGGACATGATTCTAGAGGTAATGTGGTTACTAATCCTGGTGATTTAATGTATTATGGAATTGATGCTACTATTAAATATAGCTTCCAGGAATTAATCAAATCTAAAGTAATCGATCCTTCGTTATCTATTGGTGGAGGTTATGTTTTCTTAGGAGATGATAGTTATGGTGTTGTTAATCCAGGTGCAGGAATTACTTTCTGGTTTACTGATGCTATTGGTTTAGAACTTGCTACTAAATACAAATGGGCTGTTGCTGTTGGTAATGATGATATTCCTGGAAGAAATGATCGTAATGGAGAGATTGATTCTCCTTCACATTTCCAACACACTTTAGGTCTTGTGTTCAAATTCGGAGGTAAAGATACTGACGGAGACGGAATCTATGACAAAGACGATGCTTGTCCAGATGTTGCTGGTTTGAAACAATTCAATGGTTGTCCTGATACTGACGGAGACGGAATCGTTGACGCTAGTGATGCTTGTCCAGATGTATTCGGTTTAGCTGCATTAAACGGATGTCCTGATACTGACGGAGACGGAATTGCTGATAAAGATGATGCTTGTCCAGATGTTGCTGGTTTAGCTGCTTTAAAAGGTTGTCCAGATGCTGACGGAGACGGAATCGCTGATAAAGATGACAAATGTCCTACTGTTGCTGGTCCTAAAGAAAATGGTGGTTGTCCTTTCTTAGACGCTGACAAAGATGGTGTTGCTGATAAAGATGATGACTGTCCTACAGTTTATGGTCCTGCTTCTAACAGAGGTTGTCCAGAAGTTACTGCTGAAGCTTTAGAAGATCTTAAAGTTCAAGCAAGAGCGGTTTACTTTAATTCAGGTAAAGCTACTTTCAAAACTGGAGATAAAGAAACTCAAGCTAGATTAGATGCAATCAAACAAATCCTTATCAACTATCCAAATGCTAAATTTAGCATTGAAGGACACACTGATAGCGATGGTTCTGATAAATTGAATCAAAAACTATCTGAAGATAGAGCTGCTGCTGTTATGAACGCTTTAATCGAAAGAGGAGTAAACGTTGATAACTTACAATCTAAAGGTTTTGGTGAGTCTCAACCAGTTGCAAGCAACAAAACTGCTGCAGGTAAAGCACAAAACAGAAGAACTGAAATTAGACACATTGGTTCTAAATACCAAGGTAAACTATAATTTACAGTTTAAAATAAATACTAAAAGCCATTCTTAATTGAATGGCTTTTTTTATTTTTATCAAATGATAAATACTTCTTTTCTAGAAAAAATAGCAACTGTGGTAATTCAGGATTTTTCTGCAAAACTTGCCGAAACTACTATCATTTTACCAAATAAAAGAGCTAAGGTTTTTTTGATAGAAGCTTTAAAAAAAGAAACGAATAAAACAATTCTTTCTCCTGAGATTACAAGTATTGAGGATTTCGTACAGGATGTTGCTTCTATTCGTTCTGTGGACTCCATTGAGCTATTATTTGAATTCTATGAAGTTTATCTTTCTGTTACAGAAAAACAAAATCAACAATCATTTGAATTGTTTGCCAATTGGGCAAAAACACTTTTACAGGATTTTAATGAAATAGATCGCTATCTTTTAGATCCCTCACACGTTTTGTCTTATTTGAAAGATATTGAAGATATTAAAAAGTGGGGAATTGAAGTTGAAAACAAAACAAAACTTCTTGAAAATTATATTGATTTTTGGAAACTTTTGCCCTTATACTATAATTCGTTATATGAACATTTACTTAATAAGTCAATCGGATATCAAGGGTTGATTTATCGTGAAGCAGTTAACAATTTAAATCATTTTTCGAATACCATTTCGAATCGTACTTTTATTTTTGCCGGTTTTAATGCCTTGAATGCTGCTGAAGAAAAAATAGTACAACATCTTCTTGCTCTCGATCAGGCTAAAATATATTGGGATGTAGATCAGACTTTTTTAAACGATCCTTACCATGATGCCGGTCTTTTTGTGCGACGTTTCAAAGAAAACTGGAAACACTATAAAGCAAATCCTTTTGAATGGATTGTAGATGATTTTTCTCAATCTAAAAACATTCAGGTAATCGGAACTCCAAAAACTATAGGACAGGCAAAATTAGCAGGGAGTATTATAGAAAACATAATTACCGAAAACGAAATTTCGTCACTTGACAAAGTTGCAATTGTTCTGGGTGAAGAAAATCTACTTATGCCAATTTTGTATGCTTTGCCTTCTTCGGTTGGGGCATTAAATATTACAATGGGATATTCAGGTAAAAATAATCCATCGCAAATATTAATTGCCAAATTGTTTAAAATGCATACCAATGCGCTTTCAAGAAAAGGGGAGAGTTATGTTTTTTATTATAAAGATGTATTGGATGTTTTGACACATCCATTAGTTGAGCCTTATGCTAAGGCTAATAATTTGGTTAAGATTATCAAAGAGAATAATTATACATTTATTACGCATAACAAGCTATTCGAACTTAATACTGCTCCATCAAATTTATTTTTATTGTTATTTCGTAAATGGGAGAATGGTGCAGTAGCGGTTCTTGAGAATATTTCAACACTTTTAATTTTAATAAAAGAAAATTTTAGCAACGATAATGAAGATGAAAAAATAGCTAAAACTTTTGTTTATGCCATTTTTAAAGTCATCAATAAGTTGACCAATTATTATTTACAACATAAACATATTGATAATATAGATACTTTGTATGCCATTTACAAACAGGTTATTGATGTCGCTGAAGTTTCGTTTGAGGGAGAGCCCCTTCATGGATTGCAAATTATGGGGGTTTTAGAAAGTCGTGTTCTGGATTTTGAAACCGTAATTGTAACTTCTATGAATGAAGGTAAATTTCCAGCTGGGAAATCTCAAAATTCTTTTATTCCATATGATGTAAAGAAGGAATTAGGTTTACCAACCTTTAAAGAAAAGGATGCTATTTATACCTACCATTTTTATCATTTATTGCAAAGGGCTAAAAATATCTATTTGATTTATAATACGGAAAATGATGGCTTGGATGCTGGTGAACGCAGTCGTTTTATTACGCAGTTAGAAGTTGAAAAACAACAAAAACATAATCTGACTTTTGATATTTATAATCCTGTTTTGCCCACAACTGCATATCAGCCTATAGTTGTTCCGAAATCAGAAGCGGTTATGGAACGTTTGAGAGAAATTGCAGTAGCTGGTTTTTCTCCTTCGGCATTGACGAGTTATATTAGAAATCCGATTGACTTTTATTTTCAGAAAATACTTCGTATCAGAGAGGTGGAGGAAGTAGAAGAGAATATTGCCTTAAATACACTGGGTACCATAATTCACGAAACTTTAAAAGCACTTTATGAGCCTTTTATTGGTAAATTTATTTCGGAGAATGATATTTCAAATTGCTTTAAATTGTTAGACGATGAAGTTCTAAAACAATTTAAAGTGATTTATAAAGAAGGTGAAATTAAAAAAGGAAGAAACCTTCTGGCTTTTGAAGTTGCAAAACGGAACGTCTCGAATTTCCTTAAAATGGAATTAGAATCCATTCAGAATGGAGATGCGATTCAAATCATTGCTTTAGAACAAACATTCGGACGTGAGCTTATTCATCCAAATTTGCCATTTCCTGTCTTAATTAAAGGAAATGTCGACAGAATTGAGCTACGCAACGGAAAAATAAGAATCATTGATTATAAGACCGGGAAAGTCGAAAAAACGAATGTTATCCTTAAGTCTTGGAAGGGATTAACACAAGAGCTTAAAAATGACAAAATTATTCAGGTTCTGGCGTATGCCTTCATGTTTGAAAGCGAAGCTAAAGATTTTCCAATCGAAGTAGGGATCATTTCGTTCAAAAACCTAAAATCAGGATTTTTACCTTTTGGATTTAAGGAAGAAAAAGAATTGAATATGACTATTACAAAAGATATTCTGAATAGTTATCTGGAAGAAATTGTACTACTATTGAACGAAATATTTGATGTTAATATTCCTTTTGAAGAGAAAATATTATAAGAGTAAGAGGATTATGTTCAGGTTTGTTTTTAATATGATTTTTCTTTTAAAATTTGTTTGACTTTTTTGTTTTCAAAACGCATTCGAGACGTTTTTATTTAGCAAAATATTTAACAATAACGAAAAAATCTATTTTGTACTGAAAAATAAGTCCTAATTATCAGCTTTTTAATTAAATTTTCCGAAACGTAATGTTGTATTTTTAAATGATTCTTCTCTTTTTGTTCATTTTTATTGTCTACTGTGTTTTAATAATGATCAAAAAGTGTGGTATAAATAAAAGTGCTTTTGAGGCTTCAAATTCCTCATTTTTTAACAAGTGTTTGTCGAACAATTGCAATTATTAAAATATCTTTGGCGCATCTTATAAAGGACTTATTCAATTTGATAAGAGCAGTCTTATTTAAATTTAAAAATATATTATTACCATAATTAAAAATTTTTGCCCCCAACAATAAGAAAAAGGCTGTCTCGAAATTTTTGAGACGGCCTTTTTTGATTTTATTTGCTAAAGAATTCGGCTAATATGGGTTTTAATTCTTCCTTGTTCTCAATCTGACTCATATGCCCATCTTCAAAAGAAACAAGTTCGACAGTTGTATCATCAATTTGTGATAAACTTTCTTCATAGTTTAAAACCGGATCTTTTTTACCTAAAACCAATAAAACCGGAAATCTATTTTCATGCAAAAGTGCTTCGCGATCTTTTCTGATTTTCATTCCTTCAAGCGATGCTACAATTCCTTGTAAAGGTGTTTTTAAAGCCTCAACTTTTACCTTTTCAATTTCATTGGCTAATCTTGTTCTGTTATTCTCACTAAATAAATTGGCAATTGCTAAACTCACAAAACTTACATAATTCTGTTTGACTGCTTTAATGGCGCGTGTTCGATTCGATTTTTTTTCGGTGGTGTCCTCTTTTGAAGTAGAATTAAGCAAGACTAATTTCTGAATGTTCTTCGGATATAATTCGGCGAAAGCCAAACCAACATATCCACCCATAGAATGCCCTAAAATAATTGCTTTTTTAATCTTTAATGATGCTAAAACTTCCTGAACAACATTTGCATTTTCTTCCATCGAATGCACATATCCCAAACAATCTGAATCACCGTGACCTAACAAATCAATGGTGATAACGCGATATTGTTTGGAAAAAAGAGCAACATACTCCTGCCACATTTTTTTATTTTCTAAAAAGCCGTGAAGTAATACAATTGCTGTTCCTTCGCCCGAATCGGTAAAAGATATTTTAGTGTTTTTATATAGAATGTTTTCCAAAATAATGTTTTTAAAGTATAATCACAAAGATAACAAAAGGCAAAACTATATCAGAAGTATAAAATTTTCGAGTTACAATTATTAGTCAATCAGTTCAATTTTAAATGAACTTATATCACTTATATGGTAAAAC contains:
- a CDS encoding OmpA family protein, which codes for MKHLNKLLVAVMMVMGLSSHAQDSNNPWAISFGVNAVDTRTSSGSGSGFFDQHFSQPFAVDDNWNILPSLSYIGVNRYVGHGFSVGLQGSVNKIDKAVYFRPTAPGHDSRGNVVTNPGDLMYYGIDATIKYSFQELIKSKVIDPSLSIGGGYVFLGDDSYGVVNPGAGITFWFTDAIGLELATKYKWAVAVGNDDIPGRNDRNGEIDSPSHFQHTLGLVFKFGGKDTDGDGIYDKDDACPDVAGLKQFNGCPDTDGDGIVDASDACPDVFGLAALNGCPDTDGDGIADKDDACPDVAGLAALKGCPDADGDGIADKDDKCPTVAGPKENGGCPFLDADKDGVADKDDDCPTVYGPASNRGCPEVTAEALEDLKVQARAVYFNSGKATFKTGDKETQARLDAIKQILINYPNAKFSIEGHTDSDGSDKLNQKLSEDRAAAVMNALIERGVNVDNLQSKGFGESQPVASNKTAAGKAQNRRTEIRHIGSKYQGKL
- a CDS encoding PD-(D/E)XK nuclease family protein, producing MINTSFLEKIATVVIQDFSAKLAETTIILPNKRAKVFLIEALKKETNKTILSPEITSIEDFVQDVASIRSVDSIELLFEFYEVYLSVTEKQNQQSFELFANWAKTLLQDFNEIDRYLLDPSHVLSYLKDIEDIKKWGIEVENKTKLLENYIDFWKLLPLYYNSLYEHLLNKSIGYQGLIYREAVNNLNHFSNTISNRTFIFAGFNALNAAEEKIVQHLLALDQAKIYWDVDQTFLNDPYHDAGLFVRRFKENWKHYKANPFEWIVDDFSQSKNIQVIGTPKTIGQAKLAGSIIENIITENEISSLDKVAIVLGEENLLMPILYALPSSVGALNITMGYSGKNNPSQILIAKLFKMHTNALSRKGESYVFYYKDVLDVLTHPLVEPYAKANNLVKIIKENNYTFITHNKLFELNTAPSNLFLLLFRKWENGAVAVLENISTLLILIKENFSNDNEDEKIAKTFVYAIFKVINKLTNYYLQHKHIDNIDTLYAIYKQVIDVAEVSFEGEPLHGLQIMGVLESRVLDFETVIVTSMNEGKFPAGKSQNSFIPYDVKKELGLPTFKEKDAIYTYHFYHLLQRAKNIYLIYNTENDGLDAGERSRFITQLEVEKQQKHNLTFDIYNPVLPTTAYQPIVVPKSEAVMERLREIAVAGFSPSALTSYIRNPIDFYFQKILRIREVEEVEENIALNTLGTIIHETLKALYEPFIGKFISENDISNCFKLLDDEVLKQFKVIYKEGEIKKGRNLLAFEVAKRNVSNFLKMELESIQNGDAIQIIALEQTFGRELIHPNLPFPVLIKGNVDRIELRNGKIRIIDYKTGKVEKTNVILKSWKGLTQELKNDKIIQVLAYAFMFESEAKDFPIEVGIISFKNLKSGFLPFGFKEEKELNMTITKDILNSYLEEIVLLLNEIFDVNIPFEEKIL
- a CDS encoding alpha/beta fold hydrolase, translating into MENILYKNTKISFTDSGEGTAIVLLHGFLENKKMWQEYVALFSKQYRVITIDLLGHGDSDCLGYVHSMEENANVVQEVLASLKIKKAIILGHSMGGYVGLAFAELYPKNIQKLVLLNSTSKEDTTEKKSNRTRAIKAVKQNYVSFVSLAIANLFSENNRTRLANEIEKVKVEALKTPLQGIVASLEGMKIRKDREALLHENRFPVLLVLGKKDPVLNYEESLSQIDDTTVELVSFEDGHMSQIENKEELKPILAEFFSK